In Fusarium falciforme chromosome 10, complete sequence, a single genomic region encodes these proteins:
- a CDS encoding LDB19 domain-containing protein, with product MSPWSPRRLLSTRQPNQTPSRRTNLKIELETPTAILHGYFNSTSDAYVSGRLLFNAEETIQVESLVVTLQLHVRYKRPRKKNCANCTQDLIQISQQSVISTLTPLPKGQHDFDMSFIIPSHLPISMDTPLATVEYEVYANAICTEQELTISKKILKVERILEAESNKQFHTYNFNSTNMTATLCLNRVIRPAGTNSVSVRIDNITSALAIGLEVWKLHKVTWKLEESVSVALPTCPRHPTASATSQGTSNDASQQSETRLLGKRSLRHGWEEHANESQPHITFSFDYSLNRVGSETIYACEESAGPQITHALLVELHLEKHFVLPESPWMTSPPRAETTLRMTRPVVLTELVETSVPPAYGNSDDSPPEYADVSY from the coding sequence ATGTCTCCCTGGAGCCCTCGGCGGCTGCTCTCAACACGGCAGCCGAACCAAACCCCGAGTCGGCGAACCAATTTGAAAATCGAACTCGAAACTCCTACGGCTATTCTCCACGGATATTTCAACAGCACCAGCGATGCCTACGTCTCGGGGCGACTGTTATTCAACGCGGAAGAAACCATACAAGTTGAAAGCCTTGTTGTTACACTACAACTTCATGTGCGGTACAAACGTCCTCGGAAAAAGAATTGTGCCAACTGCACCCAGGACTTGATCCAAATATCCCAACAGAGTGTTATATCCACCTTGACACCACTACCTAAAGGGCAACATGACTTCGACATGTCCTTCATCATCCCAAGCCACCTTCCCATCTCCATGGATACGCCCCTTGCAACAGTAGAATACGAAGTATACGCCAACGCTATTTGCACAGAACAAGAACTCACCATCTCAAAAAAGATACTCAAGGTTGAGCGGATACTTGAAGCCGAGTCAAACAAACAATTCCATACCTACAACTTCAACTCCACCAACATGACAGCCACATTGTGTCTCAACAGAGTCATTCGTCCCGCTGGAACAAACTCGGTCTCAGTTCGCATCGATAACATCACCTCAGCCCTTGCAATTGGACTTGAGGTGTGGAAACTTCACAAGGTTACTTGGAAACTTGAAGAGTCTGTTTCCGTTGCTCTCCCCAcctgtcctcgtcatccgACAGCCTCAGCGACTAGTCAGGGCACCAGTAACGACGCAAGTCAACAGTCGGAAACCCGACTACTTGGGAAAAGGAGTCTCCGCCACGGGTGGGAAGAACACGCGAATGAATCCCAGCCTCACATCACCTTCAGTTTCGACTACAGTCTCAACCGGGTTGGCTCCGAGACTATCTATGCATGTGAGGAGAGTGCTGGTCCACAGATTACACACGCTCTCCTCGTCGAACTTCACCTGGAAAAGCATTTTGTGCTGCCAGAGTCGCCCTGGATGACGTCTCCACCAAGGGCTGAGACTACACTGCGCATGACACGGCCTGTTGTTTTGACGGAGCTCGTTGAGACGAGTGTCCCGCCTGCATACGGTAACTCGGACGATAGTCCACCCGAGTATGCTGATGTCAGCTATTGA